A DNA window from Pirellulales bacterium contains the following coding sequences:
- a CDS encoding response regulator transcription factor, whose amino-acid sequence MTETAKKTKAAAPKEAVSAKEPQKRRILLVDDDYEIVESMRLALGAKGYDVVVARDGNQGLALCERDDPDLVILDMMMPKRSGFLVLEKLRRTRPIPVKVIMVTAHEGSRHKAYAEMLGVDDYIRKPFAMDKLIDAVERLLS is encoded by the coding sequence ATGACGGAAACAGCGAAGAAAACGAAAGCCGCCGCGCCCAAAGAGGCGGTATCGGCGAAAGAGCCTCAAAAACGCCGGATTCTGTTGGTCGACGACGACTATGAAATTGTCGAGTCGATGCGACTGGCCTTAGGAGCCAAAGGCTACGATGTGGTCGTAGCACGTGACGGAAATCAAGGACTCGCCCTTTGCGAGCGGGATGATCCCGATTTAGTCATCCTCGACATGATGATGCCCAAGCGGAGCGGTTTTCTCGTTTTGGAAAAACTCCGCCGTACGCGGCCAATTCCCGTAAAAGTCATCATGGTGACCGCACACGAAGGCAGTCGGCACAAAGCATATGCTGAAATGCTCGGAGTCGACGACTACATCCGCAAGCCTTTCGCGATGGACAAATTGATCGATGCCGTCGAGCGGCTTTTGAGTTAA
- a CDS encoding DUF1207 domain-containing protein, protein MIQLPPVQAAAKACRVTAQITLRWSAGIFSVAAYLLMTAAAVGQITPLPSVIESNPPAWGSSLSPLNGASEIEETMPPSVWSPPPAGVGPKLPKCEDCTDEWHWQVLPHNLIYQSYMAGMKEPRLASFWNNDPKIGTMWDIALGGRAGLWRYGNDNPDWPEGWELDIEGAVFPRLDPLGESTPLLASDYRFGIPLTYGRGNWQFKLGYYHISSHLGDEFVLSVDPDRGAGRINFVRDGIVFGAGYFFTPAFRLYGEVGYSPAASGGAEPLEFQFGFDWMQARNTGMRGGPFLATNADLRQEVDFGGNFVVQAGWMWRQYVRGPIFRIGAQYFYGNDDQFEFFQRTTSRIGWGIWYDF, encoded by the coding sequence ATGATTCAACTTCCACCAGTACAGGCCGCCGCCAAGGCATGTCGCGTCACCGCCCAAATTACGCTCCGATGGAGCGCCGGGATATTTTCCGTCGCGGCATACCTGTTGATGACAGCGGCGGCGGTTGGGCAAATCACTCCACTCCCATCCGTGATTGAAAGCAACCCTCCTGCTTGGGGATCGTCGCTATCGCCATTGAACGGTGCATCGGAAATCGAAGAAACGATGCCGCCAAGCGTGTGGTCGCCACCCCCTGCTGGCGTCGGCCCCAAGCTTCCCAAGTGCGAAGATTGTACAGACGAGTGGCACTGGCAAGTATTGCCGCACAATTTGATCTATCAATCATACATGGCCGGAATGAAAGAGCCGCGGCTGGCGAGCTTTTGGAACAACGACCCGAAGATCGGTACGATGTGGGATATCGCGCTTGGCGGTCGAGCTGGTTTATGGCGCTACGGCAACGACAATCCCGACTGGCCAGAAGGCTGGGAACTCGACATCGAAGGGGCGGTCTTTCCGCGTCTCGATCCGCTGGGAGAAAGCACGCCGCTGCTGGCTTCCGATTACCGTTTTGGCATTCCGCTGACTTATGGTCGCGGCAATTGGCAATTCAAGCTTGGCTATTACCACATTAGTTCGCATTTGGGTGATGAATTTGTTCTCTCGGTAGATCCGGATCGAGGCGCTGGACGAATCAACTTCGTTCGCGACGGCATCGTGTTTGGCGCCGGCTATTTTTTCACACCAGCTTTTCGGCTGTACGGAGAAGTCGGCTACTCGCCGGCCGCCAGCGGCGGAGCCGAACCATTGGAGTTTCAATTCGGATTCGACTGGATGCAAGCCCGCAACACCGGCATGCGCGGCGGGCCATTCTTGGCAACCAATGCCGATTTGCGTCAGGAAGTCGATTTCGGCGGCAACTTCGTGGTTCAGGCCGGTTGGATGTGGCGTCAATATGTGCGTGGTCCGATCTTCCGAATCGGCGCGCAGTACTTCTATGGCAATGACGACCAGTTCGAGTTCTTCCAAAGAACCACGTCGCGGATCGGGTGGGGAATTTGGTATGACTTCTGA
- a CDS encoding TIGR03067 domain-containing protein, translating into MSTLNPVNSHMPPFVRIGAVVITVGLFGWETAARADLGLNDFRQMQGAWTLMYSEQNGAQLLYDVSGLGKLLVSGDRYLLSPQCPGAASGRFALNASRQPRQIDFVPLVGSNAGQLFQGIYELNGDTQRVCFAPPGQPRPISFFTMPGTGQISYVWLRIPNTAPAANRFRSSAPAFPIETR; encoded by the coding sequence GTGAGTACTCTCAACCCGGTCAACAGTCATATGCCGCCCTTTGTTCGTATCGGCGCAGTAGTCATTACCGTTGGCCTATTTGGCTGGGAAACGGCGGCACGAGCAGATCTTGGATTGAACGACTTTCGCCAAATGCAGGGCGCTTGGACGCTGATGTATTCCGAACAAAACGGTGCGCAGTTGCTCTACGACGTATCCGGTCTGGGAAAGCTGCTGGTCAGCGGCGATCGCTATCTTCTCTCGCCACAATGTCCGGGCGCGGCCAGCGGCAGGTTCGCATTGAATGCCAGCCGCCAGCCGCGACAAATCGACTTCGTGCCGCTGGTCGGATCAAACGCCGGACAGTTGTTCCAAGGCATTTACGAGCTGAATGGAGACACGCAGCGGGTTTGTTTCGCGCCGCCGGGTCAACCGCGGCCAATCAGCTTTTTCACGATGCCCGGCACGGGGCAAATTAGCTATGTATGGCTGCGGATTCCAAATACTGCTCCAGCGGCAAACCGATTTCGTAGCTCTGCACCGGCCTTCCCGATTGAAACTCGTTAG